A window of the Loxodonta africana isolate mLoxAfr1 chromosome 3, mLoxAfr1.hap2, whole genome shotgun sequence genome harbors these coding sequences:
- the EBNA1BP2 gene encoding probable rRNA-processing protein EBP2: MDTPPVSGSDSDSDDDSLITDRELQDAFSRGLLKPGLNVVLEGPKKAANDVTGLKQCLAEFKRDLEWVERLDVTLGPVPEVSGPQSSLQKKDQKAVDPEDDFQREMSFYRQAQAAVLAVLPRLHQLKVPTKRPTDYFAEMAKSDQQMQKIRLKLQTKQAAMEKSEKAKQLRALRKYGKKVQTEVLQKRQREKTHMMNAIKKYQKGFSDKLDFLEGDQKPVERSTKEKAKGQQMKKGPNAKRRYKNQKFGYGGKKKGSKWNTRESYDDVSSFRAKTAHGKGPKRPGKKGSNKRPGKRTREKMKNRTR; this comes from the exons ATGGACACTCCCCCGGTGTCGGGTTCGGATTCGGATTCTGATGACGACTCCCTTATCACAGACAGAGAG TTGCAGGATGCGTTTTCCCGAGGGCTCCTGAAACCAGGCCTCAATGTCGTGCTAGAGGGGCCGAAGAAGGCCGCTAACGACGTG ACTGGCCTGAAGCAGTGTTTGGCCGAATTCAAACGGGATCTGGAATGGGTTGAAAGGCTCGATGTGACCCTGGGTCCGGTGCCAGAAGTTAGTGGACCTCAGTCAAGTCTTCAGAAGAAGGATCAGAAAGCTGTTGACCCAGAAGATGACTTCCAGCGGGAGATGAGCTT CTACCGCCAGGCCCAGGCTGCAGTGCTTGCAGTGTTACCCCGCCTGCATCAGCTTAAAGTCCCTACCAAGCGGCCCACCGATTATTTTGCAGAAATGGCCAAGTCAGATCAGCAGATgcagaag ATTCGACTGAAGCTGCAGACTAAACAGGCTGCCATGGAGAAGTCTGAAAAGGCTAAGCAACTGAGAGCACTTAGGAAATATGGAAAGAAG GTACAAACAGAAGTTCTTCAGAAGAGGCAGCGGGAGAAAACACACATGATGAATGCCATTAAGAAATACCAGAAAG GCTTCTCTGACAAACTGGATTTCCTTGAGGGAGATCAGAAACCTGTTGAACGCAGCACGAAGGAAAAAGCTAAAGGGCAGCAGATGAAGAAAGG GCCCAATGCCAAACGACGCTATAAAAACCAGAAGTTTGGTTATGGTGGGAAGAAGAAAGGCTCCAAGTGGAACACCCGCGAGAGCTATGATGATGTATCCAGCTTCCGGGCCAAGACAGCCCATGGCAAGGGTCCCAAGAGGCCTGGAAAGAAAGGATCAAAT AAGAGACCTGGGAAACGAACTagagagaaaatgaagaacagaacacGTTAA